One segment of Oreochromis niloticus isolate F11D_XX linkage group LG8, O_niloticus_UMD_NMBU, whole genome shotgun sequence DNA contains the following:
- the ptprea gene encoding receptor-type tyrosine-protein phosphatase epsilon isoform X3, protein MVLLLFVMTTTANSSTTSSSPEDTGTQYIIPTVLVVSLLVLIIALLAWYFLRLKNQRKAVVTTVDKKIPNGILEEQELGYSTESLYTVIPPEQQTVVLLPRSSSASKTYLPIPVDHLEEEYRLRSADDGKLFREEYNSLPGGNPQGTYEEANKEENKEKNRYPNILPYDHSRVVLTELEGNPCSDYVNASYIDGYTEKNKFIGAQGPKEDTVADFWRMIWEQKVSTIVMLTNLKERKEDKCYQYWPDQGCWTYGNVRVAVDDFTVLVDYTIRKFCVQYASDAAKTPRLVTQLHFTSWPDFGVPFSPIGMLKFLKKVKSVNPDFAGPIVVHCSAGVGRTGTFIVIDAMIEMMHAEQKIDVFGFVSKIREQRSQLIQTDMQYSFVYQALLEYYLYGDTELDVSSLEGHLQKLHNTFNDGDRIGLEEEFKKLTNMRIMKENMRTGNLPANMKKNRVLQIIPYDFNRVILSMRRGQEYTDYVNASFIDGYRHKDYYIATQGPLQHTVEDFWRMVWEWKCHSIVMLTELQEREQDKCCQYWPTEDSVTYGDYTVELKGDTLCETFSLRDLVLTFVPEKQTRMIRHFHFHGWPEIGIPAEGKGMIDIIAAVQKQQQQSGNHPIVVHCSAGAGRTGTFIALSNILERVKAEGLLDVFQTVKSLRMQRPHMVQTVEQYDFCYRVVQDFVDIFSDYANFK, encoded by the exons ATGGTTCTACTTTTGTTTGTCATGACAACCACAGCAAACAGTTCCACAACATCCAGTAGTCCAG AAGACACAGGTACCCAATACATCATCCCCACTGTGCTGGTTGTGTCCCTGCTCGTCCTCATCATCGCACTGCTAGCCTGGTACTTCCTCAG GTTAAAAAACCAGAGGAAAGCTGTAGTCACAACAGTTGACAAGAAGATACCAAATGGCATCCTGGAGGAACAAG aGCTTGGATACAGTACTGAGTCGTTATACACCGTTATACCACCAG AGCAACAGACGGTGGTTCTTCTGCCCAGATCCTCTTCTGCCTCCAAGACATACTTGCCCATCCCAGTTGACCACCTAGAGGAGGAATACAGGCTCCGCTCAGCTGATGATGGCAAGCTGTTCAGGGAGGAGTACAAT tcCTTGCCAGGGGGTAATCCCCAAGGGACATATGAAGAGGCaaacaaggaagaaaataaGGAGAAGAACAGATACCCCAACATCCTTCCCT ATGATCATTCTAGAGTGGTGTTAACAGAGCTGGAGGGAAATCCCTGTTCAGACTATGTGAATGCCTCTTACATTGAT ggTTACACGGAAAAGAACAAATTCATAGGCGCACAAG GTCCAAAAGAAGACACTGTAGCAGATTTCTGGCGGATGATTTGGGAGCAGAAAGTATCAACCATTGTTATGTTGacaaatctgaaagaaagaaaagaa GACAAATGTTACCAGTACTGGCCAGACCAGGGTTGTTGGACTTACGGAAATGTGAGGGTAGCGGTCGATGACTTCACAGTCCTGGTGGATTACACCATACGCAAGTTCTGTGTGCAATAT GCCAGTGATGCCGCTAAGACTCCCCGCCTCGTCACCCAGCTCCATTTCACCAGCTGGCCTGACTTTGGAGTTCCTTTCTCCCCAATTGGAATGCTCAAGTTTCTCAAAAAGGTCAAGTCAGTAAATCCCGACTTCGCTGGGCCCATTGTGGTCCACTGCAG TGCTGGTGTTGGGAGGACGGGAACCTTCATTGTAATAGATGCCATGATTGAAATGATGCATGCAGAGCAGAAAATCGACGTGTTTGGGTTTGTCTCCAAGATACGAGAGCAGCGCTCGCAACTCATCCAGACAGAT ATGCAGTACTCATTCGTCTATCAGGCCTTGCTTGAATACTACCTCTATGGAGACACAGAACTGGATGTTTCATCTCTGGAAGGTCATCTGCAGAAACTACACAACACCTTTAATGATGGTGATCGGATTGGCCTGGAGGAAGAGTTTAAG AAACTGACCAACATGCGCATAATGAAAGAGAACATGAGAACAGGAAACCTCCCAGCCAACATGAAGAAGAACAGAGTTCTGCAAATTATTCCCT ATGACTTCAACAGAGTAATTCTTTCCATGAGAAGAGGTCAAGAGTACACAGATTATGTCAATGCCTCTTTTATAGAT GGCTACAGACACAAGGACTACTACATCGCCACACAGGGCCCTCTGCAGCACACAGTGGAGGATTTTTGGAGAATGGTGTGGGAGTGGAAATGTCACTCCATAGTCATGCTCACTGAGCTCCAGGAGAGGGAGCAG GACAAATGTTGCCAATACTGGCCGACAGAGGACTCAGTCACCTATGGAGACTACACGGTAGAGCTAAAGGGAGACACCCTGTGTGAAACCTTTAGCCTACGAGACTTGGTACTCACCTTTGTTCCG GAGAAGCAGACAAGGATGATCAGGCACTTCCACTTCCACGGCTGGCCAGAGATCGGAATCCCGGCCGAGGGGAAAGGCATGATCGACATTATCGCCGCAGtgcagaaacagcagcagcagtctggGAACCACCCCATTGTTGTACACTGCAG TGCTGGTGCAGGGCGAACAGGTACGTTCATTGCACTGAGCAATATATTGGAGCGAGTCAAGGCAGAAGGCCTGCTGGACGTGTTTCAAACTGTGAAGAGTTTACGCATGCAGAGGCCTCACATGGTCCAAACAGTG GAACAATATGACTTCTGCTACAGGGTGGTACAAGACTTTGTTGACATTTTCTCAGACTATGCCAATTTTAAATGA
- the ptprea gene encoding receptor-type tyrosine-protein phosphatase epsilon isoform X4, whose product MVLLLFVMTTTANSSTTSSSPEDTGTQYIIPTVLVVSLLVLIIALLAWYFLRLKNQRKAVVTTVDKKIPNGILEEQEQQTVVLLPRSSSASKTYLPIPVDHLEEEYRLRSADDGKLFREEYNSLPGGNPQGTYEEANKEENKEKNRYPNILPYDHSRVVLTELEGNPCSDYVNASYIDGYTEKNKFIGAQGPKEDTVADFWRMIWEQKVSTIVMLTNLKERKEDKCYQYWPDQGCWTYGNVRVAVDDFTVLVDYTIRKFCVQYQASDAAKTPRLVTQLHFTSWPDFGVPFSPIGMLKFLKKVKSVNPDFAGPIVVHCSAGVGRTGTFIVIDAMIEMMHAEQKIDVFGFVSKIREQRSQLIQTDMQYSFVYQALLEYYLYGDTELDVSSLEGHLQKLHNTFNDGDRIGLEEEFKKLTNMRIMKENMRTGNLPANMKKNRVLQIIPYDFNRVILSMRRGQEYTDYVNASFIDGYRHKDYYIATQGPLQHTVEDFWRMVWEWKCHSIVMLTELQEREQDKCCQYWPTEDSVTYGDYTVELKGDTLCETFSLRDLVLTFVPEKQTRMIRHFHFHGWPEIGIPAEGKGMIDIIAAVQKQQQQSGNHPIVVHCSAGAGRTGTFIALSNILERVKAEGLLDVFQTVKSLRMQRPHMVQTVEQYDFCYRVVQDFVDIFSDYANFK is encoded by the exons ATGGTTCTACTTTTGTTTGTCATGACAACCACAGCAAACAGTTCCACAACATCCAGTAGTCCAG AAGACACAGGTACCCAATACATCATCCCCACTGTGCTGGTTGTGTCCCTGCTCGTCCTCATCATCGCACTGCTAGCCTGGTACTTCCTCAG GTTAAAAAACCAGAGGAAAGCTGTAGTCACAACAGTTGACAAGAAGATACCAAATGGCATCCTGGAGGAACAAG AGCAACAGACGGTGGTTCTTCTGCCCAGATCCTCTTCTGCCTCCAAGACATACTTGCCCATCCCAGTTGACCACCTAGAGGAGGAATACAGGCTCCGCTCAGCTGATGATGGCAAGCTGTTCAGGGAGGAGTACAAT tcCTTGCCAGGGGGTAATCCCCAAGGGACATATGAAGAGGCaaacaaggaagaaaataaGGAGAAGAACAGATACCCCAACATCCTTCCCT ATGATCATTCTAGAGTGGTGTTAACAGAGCTGGAGGGAAATCCCTGTTCAGACTATGTGAATGCCTCTTACATTGAT ggTTACACGGAAAAGAACAAATTCATAGGCGCACAAG GTCCAAAAGAAGACACTGTAGCAGATTTCTGGCGGATGATTTGGGAGCAGAAAGTATCAACCATTGTTATGTTGacaaatctgaaagaaagaaaagaa GACAAATGTTACCAGTACTGGCCAGACCAGGGTTGTTGGACTTACGGAAATGTGAGGGTAGCGGTCGATGACTTCACAGTCCTGGTGGATTACACCATACGCAAGTTCTGTGTGCAATAT CAGGCCAGTGATGCCGCTAAGACTCCCCGCCTCGTCACCCAGCTCCATTTCACCAGCTGGCCTGACTTTGGAGTTCCTTTCTCCCCAATTGGAATGCTCAAGTTTCTCAAAAAGGTCAAGTCAGTAAATCCCGACTTCGCTGGGCCCATTGTGGTCCACTGCAG TGCTGGTGTTGGGAGGACGGGAACCTTCATTGTAATAGATGCCATGATTGAAATGATGCATGCAGAGCAGAAAATCGACGTGTTTGGGTTTGTCTCCAAGATACGAGAGCAGCGCTCGCAACTCATCCAGACAGAT ATGCAGTACTCATTCGTCTATCAGGCCTTGCTTGAATACTACCTCTATGGAGACACAGAACTGGATGTTTCATCTCTGGAAGGTCATCTGCAGAAACTACACAACACCTTTAATGATGGTGATCGGATTGGCCTGGAGGAAGAGTTTAAG AAACTGACCAACATGCGCATAATGAAAGAGAACATGAGAACAGGAAACCTCCCAGCCAACATGAAGAAGAACAGAGTTCTGCAAATTATTCCCT ATGACTTCAACAGAGTAATTCTTTCCATGAGAAGAGGTCAAGAGTACACAGATTATGTCAATGCCTCTTTTATAGAT GGCTACAGACACAAGGACTACTACATCGCCACACAGGGCCCTCTGCAGCACACAGTGGAGGATTTTTGGAGAATGGTGTGGGAGTGGAAATGTCACTCCATAGTCATGCTCACTGAGCTCCAGGAGAGGGAGCAG GACAAATGTTGCCAATACTGGCCGACAGAGGACTCAGTCACCTATGGAGACTACACGGTAGAGCTAAAGGGAGACACCCTGTGTGAAACCTTTAGCCTACGAGACTTGGTACTCACCTTTGTTCCG GAGAAGCAGACAAGGATGATCAGGCACTTCCACTTCCACGGCTGGCCAGAGATCGGAATCCCGGCCGAGGGGAAAGGCATGATCGACATTATCGCCGCAGtgcagaaacagcagcagcagtctggGAACCACCCCATTGTTGTACACTGCAG TGCTGGTGCAGGGCGAACAGGTACGTTCATTGCACTGAGCAATATATTGGAGCGAGTCAAGGCAGAAGGCCTGCTGGACGTGTTTCAAACTGTGAAGAGTTTACGCATGCAGAGGCCTCACATGGTCCAAACAGTG GAACAATATGACTTCTGCTACAGGGTGGTACAAGACTTTGTTGACATTTTCTCAGACTATGCCAATTTTAAATGA
- the ptprea gene encoding receptor-type tyrosine-protein phosphatase epsilon isoform X1 — MVLLLFVMTTTANSSTTSSSPEDTGTQYIIPTVLVVSLLVLIIALLAWYFLRLKNQRKAVVTTVDKKIPNGILEEQELGYSTESLYTVIPPEQQTVVLLPRSSSASKTYLPIPVDHLEEEYRLRSADDGKLFREEYNSLPGGNPQGTYEEANKEENKEKNRYPNILPYDHSRVVLTELEGNPCSDYVNASYIDGYTEKNKFIGAQGPKEDTVADFWRMIWEQKVSTIVMLTNLKERKEDKCYQYWPDQGCWTYGNVRVAVDDFTVLVDYTIRKFCVQYQASDAAKTPRLVTQLHFTSWPDFGVPFSPIGMLKFLKKVKSVNPDFAGPIVVHCSAGVGRTGTFIVIDAMIEMMHAEQKIDVFGFVSKIREQRSQLIQTDMQYSFVYQALLEYYLYGDTELDVSSLEGHLQKLHNTFNDGDRIGLEEEFKKLTNMRIMKENMRTGNLPANMKKNRVLQIIPYDFNRVILSMRRGQEYTDYVNASFIDGYRHKDYYIATQGPLQHTVEDFWRMVWEWKCHSIVMLTELQEREQDKCCQYWPTEDSVTYGDYTVELKGDTLCETFSLRDLVLTFVPEKQTRMIRHFHFHGWPEIGIPAEGKGMIDIIAAVQKQQQQSGNHPIVVHCSAGAGRTGTFIALSNILERVKAEGLLDVFQTVKSLRMQRPHMVQTVEQYDFCYRVVQDFVDIFSDYANFK, encoded by the exons ATGGTTCTACTTTTGTTTGTCATGACAACCACAGCAAACAGTTCCACAACATCCAGTAGTCCAG AAGACACAGGTACCCAATACATCATCCCCACTGTGCTGGTTGTGTCCCTGCTCGTCCTCATCATCGCACTGCTAGCCTGGTACTTCCTCAG GTTAAAAAACCAGAGGAAAGCTGTAGTCACAACAGTTGACAAGAAGATACCAAATGGCATCCTGGAGGAACAAG aGCTTGGATACAGTACTGAGTCGTTATACACCGTTATACCACCAG AGCAACAGACGGTGGTTCTTCTGCCCAGATCCTCTTCTGCCTCCAAGACATACTTGCCCATCCCAGTTGACCACCTAGAGGAGGAATACAGGCTCCGCTCAGCTGATGATGGCAAGCTGTTCAGGGAGGAGTACAAT tcCTTGCCAGGGGGTAATCCCCAAGGGACATATGAAGAGGCaaacaaggaagaaaataaGGAGAAGAACAGATACCCCAACATCCTTCCCT ATGATCATTCTAGAGTGGTGTTAACAGAGCTGGAGGGAAATCCCTGTTCAGACTATGTGAATGCCTCTTACATTGAT ggTTACACGGAAAAGAACAAATTCATAGGCGCACAAG GTCCAAAAGAAGACACTGTAGCAGATTTCTGGCGGATGATTTGGGAGCAGAAAGTATCAACCATTGTTATGTTGacaaatctgaaagaaagaaaagaa GACAAATGTTACCAGTACTGGCCAGACCAGGGTTGTTGGACTTACGGAAATGTGAGGGTAGCGGTCGATGACTTCACAGTCCTGGTGGATTACACCATACGCAAGTTCTGTGTGCAATAT CAGGCCAGTGATGCCGCTAAGACTCCCCGCCTCGTCACCCAGCTCCATTTCACCAGCTGGCCTGACTTTGGAGTTCCTTTCTCCCCAATTGGAATGCTCAAGTTTCTCAAAAAGGTCAAGTCAGTAAATCCCGACTTCGCTGGGCCCATTGTGGTCCACTGCAG TGCTGGTGTTGGGAGGACGGGAACCTTCATTGTAATAGATGCCATGATTGAAATGATGCATGCAGAGCAGAAAATCGACGTGTTTGGGTTTGTCTCCAAGATACGAGAGCAGCGCTCGCAACTCATCCAGACAGAT ATGCAGTACTCATTCGTCTATCAGGCCTTGCTTGAATACTACCTCTATGGAGACACAGAACTGGATGTTTCATCTCTGGAAGGTCATCTGCAGAAACTACACAACACCTTTAATGATGGTGATCGGATTGGCCTGGAGGAAGAGTTTAAG AAACTGACCAACATGCGCATAATGAAAGAGAACATGAGAACAGGAAACCTCCCAGCCAACATGAAGAAGAACAGAGTTCTGCAAATTATTCCCT ATGACTTCAACAGAGTAATTCTTTCCATGAGAAGAGGTCAAGAGTACACAGATTATGTCAATGCCTCTTTTATAGAT GGCTACAGACACAAGGACTACTACATCGCCACACAGGGCCCTCTGCAGCACACAGTGGAGGATTTTTGGAGAATGGTGTGGGAGTGGAAATGTCACTCCATAGTCATGCTCACTGAGCTCCAGGAGAGGGAGCAG GACAAATGTTGCCAATACTGGCCGACAGAGGACTCAGTCACCTATGGAGACTACACGGTAGAGCTAAAGGGAGACACCCTGTGTGAAACCTTTAGCCTACGAGACTTGGTACTCACCTTTGTTCCG GAGAAGCAGACAAGGATGATCAGGCACTTCCACTTCCACGGCTGGCCAGAGATCGGAATCCCGGCCGAGGGGAAAGGCATGATCGACATTATCGCCGCAGtgcagaaacagcagcagcagtctggGAACCACCCCATTGTTGTACACTGCAG TGCTGGTGCAGGGCGAACAGGTACGTTCATTGCACTGAGCAATATATTGGAGCGAGTCAAGGCAGAAGGCCTGCTGGACGTGTTTCAAACTGTGAAGAGTTTACGCATGCAGAGGCCTCACATGGTCCAAACAGTG GAACAATATGACTTCTGCTACAGGGTGGTACAAGACTTTGTTGACATTTTCTCAGACTATGCCAATTTTAAATGA
- the ptprea gene encoding receptor-type tyrosine-protein phosphatase epsilon isoform X5: protein MRKNSFSSFRWLKNQRKAVVTTVDKKIPNGILEEQELGYSTESLYTVIPPEQQTVVLLPRSSSASKTYLPIPVDHLEEEYRLRSADDGKLFREEYNSLPGGNPQGTYEEANKEENKEKNRYPNILPYDHSRVVLTELEGNPCSDYVNASYIDGYTEKNKFIGAQGPKEDTVADFWRMIWEQKVSTIVMLTNLKERKEDKCYQYWPDQGCWTYGNVRVAVDDFTVLVDYTIRKFCVQYQASDAAKTPRLVTQLHFTSWPDFGVPFSPIGMLKFLKKVKSVNPDFAGPIVVHCSAGVGRTGTFIVIDAMIEMMHAEQKIDVFGFVSKIREQRSQLIQTDMQYSFVYQALLEYYLYGDTELDVSSLEGHLQKLHNTFNDGDRIGLEEEFKKLTNMRIMKENMRTGNLPANMKKNRVLQIIPYDFNRVILSMRRGQEYTDYVNASFIDGYRHKDYYIATQGPLQHTVEDFWRMVWEWKCHSIVMLTELQEREQDKCCQYWPTEDSVTYGDYTVELKGDTLCETFSLRDLVLTFVPEKQTRMIRHFHFHGWPEIGIPAEGKGMIDIIAAVQKQQQQSGNHPIVVHCSAGAGRTGTFIALSNILERVKAEGLLDVFQTVKSLRMQRPHMVQTVEQYDFCYRVVQDFVDIFSDYANFK from the exons ATGAGAAAAAATAGCTTCTCAAGCTTCAGATG GTTAAAAAACCAGAGGAAAGCTGTAGTCACAACAGTTGACAAGAAGATACCAAATGGCATCCTGGAGGAACAAG aGCTTGGATACAGTACTGAGTCGTTATACACCGTTATACCACCAG AGCAACAGACGGTGGTTCTTCTGCCCAGATCCTCTTCTGCCTCCAAGACATACTTGCCCATCCCAGTTGACCACCTAGAGGAGGAATACAGGCTCCGCTCAGCTGATGATGGCAAGCTGTTCAGGGAGGAGTACAAT tcCTTGCCAGGGGGTAATCCCCAAGGGACATATGAAGAGGCaaacaaggaagaaaataaGGAGAAGAACAGATACCCCAACATCCTTCCCT ATGATCATTCTAGAGTGGTGTTAACAGAGCTGGAGGGAAATCCCTGTTCAGACTATGTGAATGCCTCTTACATTGAT ggTTACACGGAAAAGAACAAATTCATAGGCGCACAAG GTCCAAAAGAAGACACTGTAGCAGATTTCTGGCGGATGATTTGGGAGCAGAAAGTATCAACCATTGTTATGTTGacaaatctgaaagaaagaaaagaa GACAAATGTTACCAGTACTGGCCAGACCAGGGTTGTTGGACTTACGGAAATGTGAGGGTAGCGGTCGATGACTTCACAGTCCTGGTGGATTACACCATACGCAAGTTCTGTGTGCAATAT CAGGCCAGTGATGCCGCTAAGACTCCCCGCCTCGTCACCCAGCTCCATTTCACCAGCTGGCCTGACTTTGGAGTTCCTTTCTCCCCAATTGGAATGCTCAAGTTTCTCAAAAAGGTCAAGTCAGTAAATCCCGACTTCGCTGGGCCCATTGTGGTCCACTGCAG TGCTGGTGTTGGGAGGACGGGAACCTTCATTGTAATAGATGCCATGATTGAAATGATGCATGCAGAGCAGAAAATCGACGTGTTTGGGTTTGTCTCCAAGATACGAGAGCAGCGCTCGCAACTCATCCAGACAGAT ATGCAGTACTCATTCGTCTATCAGGCCTTGCTTGAATACTACCTCTATGGAGACACAGAACTGGATGTTTCATCTCTGGAAGGTCATCTGCAGAAACTACACAACACCTTTAATGATGGTGATCGGATTGGCCTGGAGGAAGAGTTTAAG AAACTGACCAACATGCGCATAATGAAAGAGAACATGAGAACAGGAAACCTCCCAGCCAACATGAAGAAGAACAGAGTTCTGCAAATTATTCCCT ATGACTTCAACAGAGTAATTCTTTCCATGAGAAGAGGTCAAGAGTACACAGATTATGTCAATGCCTCTTTTATAGAT GGCTACAGACACAAGGACTACTACATCGCCACACAGGGCCCTCTGCAGCACACAGTGGAGGATTTTTGGAGAATGGTGTGGGAGTGGAAATGTCACTCCATAGTCATGCTCACTGAGCTCCAGGAGAGGGAGCAG GACAAATGTTGCCAATACTGGCCGACAGAGGACTCAGTCACCTATGGAGACTACACGGTAGAGCTAAAGGGAGACACCCTGTGTGAAACCTTTAGCCTACGAGACTTGGTACTCACCTTTGTTCCG GAGAAGCAGACAAGGATGATCAGGCACTTCCACTTCCACGGCTGGCCAGAGATCGGAATCCCGGCCGAGGGGAAAGGCATGATCGACATTATCGCCGCAGtgcagaaacagcagcagcagtctggGAACCACCCCATTGTTGTACACTGCAG TGCTGGTGCAGGGCGAACAGGTACGTTCATTGCACTGAGCAATATATTGGAGCGAGTCAAGGCAGAAGGCCTGCTGGACGTGTTTCAAACTGTGAAGAGTTTACGCATGCAGAGGCCTCACATGGTCCAAACAGTG GAACAATATGACTTCTGCTACAGGGTGGTACAAGACTTTGTTGACATTTTCTCAGACTATGCCAATTTTAAATGA
- the ptprea gene encoding receptor-type tyrosine-protein phosphatase epsilon isoform X6, translated as MRKNSFSSFRWLKNQRKAVVTTVDKKIPNGILEEQEQQTVVLLPRSSSASKTYLPIPVDHLEEEYRLRSADDGKLFREEYNSLPGGNPQGTYEEANKEENKEKNRYPNILPYDHSRVVLTELEGNPCSDYVNASYIDGYTEKNKFIGAQGPKEDTVADFWRMIWEQKVSTIVMLTNLKERKEDKCYQYWPDQGCWTYGNVRVAVDDFTVLVDYTIRKFCVQYQASDAAKTPRLVTQLHFTSWPDFGVPFSPIGMLKFLKKVKSVNPDFAGPIVVHCSAGVGRTGTFIVIDAMIEMMHAEQKIDVFGFVSKIREQRSQLIQTDMQYSFVYQALLEYYLYGDTELDVSSLEGHLQKLHNTFNDGDRIGLEEEFKKLTNMRIMKENMRTGNLPANMKKNRVLQIIPYDFNRVILSMRRGQEYTDYVNASFIDGYRHKDYYIATQGPLQHTVEDFWRMVWEWKCHSIVMLTELQEREQDKCCQYWPTEDSVTYGDYTVELKGDTLCETFSLRDLVLTFVPEKQTRMIRHFHFHGWPEIGIPAEGKGMIDIIAAVQKQQQQSGNHPIVVHCSAGAGRTGTFIALSNILERVKAEGLLDVFQTVKSLRMQRPHMVQTVEQYDFCYRVVQDFVDIFSDYANFK; from the exons ATGAGAAAAAATAGCTTCTCAAGCTTCAGATG GTTAAAAAACCAGAGGAAAGCTGTAGTCACAACAGTTGACAAGAAGATACCAAATGGCATCCTGGAGGAACAAG AGCAACAGACGGTGGTTCTTCTGCCCAGATCCTCTTCTGCCTCCAAGACATACTTGCCCATCCCAGTTGACCACCTAGAGGAGGAATACAGGCTCCGCTCAGCTGATGATGGCAAGCTGTTCAGGGAGGAGTACAAT tcCTTGCCAGGGGGTAATCCCCAAGGGACATATGAAGAGGCaaacaaggaagaaaataaGGAGAAGAACAGATACCCCAACATCCTTCCCT ATGATCATTCTAGAGTGGTGTTAACAGAGCTGGAGGGAAATCCCTGTTCAGACTATGTGAATGCCTCTTACATTGAT ggTTACACGGAAAAGAACAAATTCATAGGCGCACAAG GTCCAAAAGAAGACACTGTAGCAGATTTCTGGCGGATGATTTGGGAGCAGAAAGTATCAACCATTGTTATGTTGacaaatctgaaagaaagaaaagaa GACAAATGTTACCAGTACTGGCCAGACCAGGGTTGTTGGACTTACGGAAATGTGAGGGTAGCGGTCGATGACTTCACAGTCCTGGTGGATTACACCATACGCAAGTTCTGTGTGCAATAT CAGGCCAGTGATGCCGCTAAGACTCCCCGCCTCGTCACCCAGCTCCATTTCACCAGCTGGCCTGACTTTGGAGTTCCTTTCTCCCCAATTGGAATGCTCAAGTTTCTCAAAAAGGTCAAGTCAGTAAATCCCGACTTCGCTGGGCCCATTGTGGTCCACTGCAG TGCTGGTGTTGGGAGGACGGGAACCTTCATTGTAATAGATGCCATGATTGAAATGATGCATGCAGAGCAGAAAATCGACGTGTTTGGGTTTGTCTCCAAGATACGAGAGCAGCGCTCGCAACTCATCCAGACAGAT ATGCAGTACTCATTCGTCTATCAGGCCTTGCTTGAATACTACCTCTATGGAGACACAGAACTGGATGTTTCATCTCTGGAAGGTCATCTGCAGAAACTACACAACACCTTTAATGATGGTGATCGGATTGGCCTGGAGGAAGAGTTTAAG AAACTGACCAACATGCGCATAATGAAAGAGAACATGAGAACAGGAAACCTCCCAGCCAACATGAAGAAGAACAGAGTTCTGCAAATTATTCCCT ATGACTTCAACAGAGTAATTCTTTCCATGAGAAGAGGTCAAGAGTACACAGATTATGTCAATGCCTCTTTTATAGAT GGCTACAGACACAAGGACTACTACATCGCCACACAGGGCCCTCTGCAGCACACAGTGGAGGATTTTTGGAGAATGGTGTGGGAGTGGAAATGTCACTCCATAGTCATGCTCACTGAGCTCCAGGAGAGGGAGCAG GACAAATGTTGCCAATACTGGCCGACAGAGGACTCAGTCACCTATGGAGACTACACGGTAGAGCTAAAGGGAGACACCCTGTGTGAAACCTTTAGCCTACGAGACTTGGTACTCACCTTTGTTCCG GAGAAGCAGACAAGGATGATCAGGCACTTCCACTTCCACGGCTGGCCAGAGATCGGAATCCCGGCCGAGGGGAAAGGCATGATCGACATTATCGCCGCAGtgcagaaacagcagcagcagtctggGAACCACCCCATTGTTGTACACTGCAG TGCTGGTGCAGGGCGAACAGGTACGTTCATTGCACTGAGCAATATATTGGAGCGAGTCAAGGCAGAAGGCCTGCTGGACGTGTTTCAAACTGTGAAGAGTTTACGCATGCAGAGGCCTCACATGGTCCAAACAGTG GAACAATATGACTTCTGCTACAGGGTGGTACAAGACTTTGTTGACATTTTCTCAGACTATGCCAATTTTAAATGA